From a single Ornithorhynchus anatinus isolate Pmale09 chromosome 4, mOrnAna1.pri.v4, whole genome shotgun sequence genomic region:
- the YAE1 gene encoding protein YAE1 homolog isoform X2, whose product MEDCPSIRVCTVDENLWEGYREGVDAGKAFALEQGFRQGYRQAAEKVLMYGQVRGTLSALLSWCQLQDNGSAAIGRINSLLDALDQCEDSALRCLTSVTSEVHVVDILDSIQDMDLCAAAPTQKREDGDEEGRSAEYSAELEKTCNKIDGGTDSSLSTAPRTWEHIRSTQENFTWIVQETSTLTEQLGIQLDILEHIKNLTS is encoded by the exons ATGGAAGACTGTCCCAGTATTCGGGTCTGCACTGTGGATGAAAATCTCTGG GAAGGTTACAGAGAGGGAGTGGATGCAGGTAAAGCCTTTGCACTTGAACAAGGCTTCCGTCAAGGTTACAGACAGGCGGCCGAGAAAGTTCTGATGTATGGACAGGTCAGGGGAACATTAAG TGCCTTGCTCTCCTGGTGTCAGCTTCAAGATAATGGCTCAGCAGCCATCGGGAGAATCAACAGCCTTTTGGACGCACTTGACCAGTGCGAAGATTCGGCGCTCAGGTGTTTGACTTCTGTCACTTCCGAGGTTCACGTTGTGGACATCTTGGATTCTATCCAGGATATGGACCTTTGTGCCGCAGCTCCAACACAGAAAAGGGAggatggagatgaagagggaagatctgcagagtacagtgccgagcTGGAGAAAACATGCAACAAGATTGATGGGGGAACGGACAGTTCACTGTCTACAGCTCCTAGAACATGGGAGCACATCCGTTCCACGCAGGAGAATTTCACTTGGATTGTACAAGAAACCTCCACTTTAACGGAGCAGCTCGGTATACAGTTAGACATATTAGAGCACATCAAGAACTTGACAAGCTAA
- the YAE1 gene encoding protein YAE1 homolog isoform X1: MSWVRAVAALAAADNDDDVFDEEADETLPARREWKSRMDRRLKEGYREGVDAGKAFALEQGFRQGYRQAAEKVLMYGQVRGTLSALLSWCQLQDNGSAAIGRINSLLDALDQCEDSALRCLTSVTSEVHVVDILDSIQDMDLCAAAPTQKREDGDEEGRSAEYSAELEKTCNKIDGGTDSSLSTAPRTWEHIRSTQENFTWIVQETSTLTEQLGIQLDILEHIKNLTS, encoded by the exons ATGTCGTGGGTCCGGGCGGTCGCCGCTCTGGCTGCCGCCGACAACGACGACGATGTGTTCGACGAGGAGGCGGACGAGACGCTGCCGGCCCGGCGGGAATGGAAGAGCCGAATGGACCGGCGCCTCAAG GAAGGTTACAGAGAGGGAGTGGATGCAGGTAAAGCCTTTGCACTTGAACAAGGCTTCCGTCAAGGTTACAGACAGGCGGCCGAGAAAGTTCTGATGTATGGACAGGTCAGGGGAACATTAAG TGCCTTGCTCTCCTGGTGTCAGCTTCAAGATAATGGCTCAGCAGCCATCGGGAGAATCAACAGCCTTTTGGACGCACTTGACCAGTGCGAAGATTCGGCGCTCAGGTGTTTGACTTCTGTCACTTCCGAGGTTCACGTTGTGGACATCTTGGATTCTATCCAGGATATGGACCTTTGTGCCGCAGCTCCAACACAGAAAAGGGAggatggagatgaagagggaagatctgcagagtacagtgccgagcTGGAGAAAACATGCAACAAGATTGATGGGGGAACGGACAGTTCACTGTCTACAGCTCCTAGAACATGGGAGCACATCCGTTCCACGCAGGAGAATTTCACTTGGATTGTACAAGAAACCTCCACTTTAACGGAGCAGCTCGGTATACAGTTAGACATATTAGAGCACATCAAGAACTTGACAAGCTAA